One Campylobacter sputorum genomic window, TGATGGAACAAATATACCATCTTTTAACGTATATGGAACAGCCTTTTTAGCAAGTCTTTCTGTCTTAAGTGCAGAATATGGCGTAGTAATAGCAATTTGTAATATAAAAAATATAACTCAAGCCCTAAAAAATGAGCTTGAAGATGGCGGAATTTTAGTTTATGATTCTATGGAAGATTTTTATAATGATGAAAGCACAATAAGTGGCGGTGCAGGAATGCTTAGCAATAAAATAAACAACATTGGTAAAAATTTAATAGAAACACTACCAAATATAATAAGCATTATAAGCTCATCAATATCTTCTATTTTAAAAACACAAATTACAAAAAAACAAGCATCATTAATACCATTTAGTGCAAAAGGTTTTGAAGATTACATAGGTGCATATATAGCATTTTATGGTGATATTGATGGAAAATTGCTCTTATGTACAAGCGAAAATTGCGCCAAAGAAATTTGCAAAGTTTTACTAGATGAAAATCAAAATGAAAGAAGTGATATAGCAGTAGCATTAGCAGAATTTATGGATATAATAGGTGAAAATATACTTTTGATGTTTAATGAAAAAAAACAAAAAGTAGAAATTACAATGTCAAGAAGTATAACAAACATCAAGGAATTTGAAGCAAATAAAAGCAAAGGCGCTTTTTTAGAACTTGATATAAGCGGAAAAAGTTGTATTGTATTTTTAAATAAATAAAGGAAAATAATGTATGTAGCACCAAGTATTCTCTCGGCTGATTTTGGAAATTTAAGCAGTGATATAAAAAAAGTTTGTGAAGCTGGAGCTGATCTTTTGCATATAGATGTTATGGATGGTCATTTTGTACCAAATTTAACAATAGGACCTAGTGTTGTAAAAGCTGCAGCAAAAGCTTCAAGTGTGCCACTTGATATACACTTAATGGTAAAAAATGTTAAATTTTTTGTAGATCTTTTTTTAGACATTAAACCAAAGTTTATAACATTTCACATAGAAGAAGAAAAACATCCTT contains:
- a CDS encoding chemotaxis protein CheX, with amino-acid sequence MTPVLKNSVAIFSPIGFIDGAMSKTIIDSNDILYLKEKMPVCVFISFKKVIFFNKIGFNNIINTLLNIKEELKISIGLCDYNEKMFKSFFDMSDQSINYSLFETLEVGMLFYDKSNENKKKVLIYTDSQKQNAKIALSLAQKGHDVHIAKNVDDFKNMQKDFDHILSMTHIMNYEKNTQIYIKDNVVVYNLNGYLDSSFAENFDKKYYENLIKVGFKYFIFDGTNIPSFNVYGTAFLASLSVLSAEYGVVIAICNIKNITQALKNELEDGGILVYDSMEDFYNDESTISGGAGMLSNKINNIGKNLIETLPNIISIISSSISSILKTQITKKQASLIPFSAKGFEDYIGAYIAFYGDIDGKLLLCTSENCAKEICKVLLDENQNERSDIAVALAEFMDIIGENILLMFNEKKQKVEITMSRSITNIKEFEANKSKGAFLELDISGKSCIVFLNK